A genome region from bacterium includes the following:
- the larC gene encoding nickel pincer cofactor biosynthesis protein LarC — MRIAYFDCIGGIAGDMALGALIDAGAPLDELTTQLHLMAISNWELSIKPAQVGVLAAKRLCVTANDDQPSRHLGDIEKIILTANLPKRATERALKIFRLLAEAEAKVHGSTVDHVHFHEVGAVDAIVDIVGVCLALELLGIDKVYSSALPMGYGTIKSSHGLIPLPAPAVVELLKGKPTYGVDIQGETVTPTGAAIVAALAESFGSQPAMSFEAVGYGAGMRESDIPNIVRAFVGEANTPLAEHEVVLLETNLDDMSPEWAGFLLERLLEVGALDAHFVPTTMKKGRPGFLLSVLCGPEKKNSLIEIILAESTSFGVRYSTLRRTCLDRRWETVETPYGPIRIKIGEYNSQILTTAPEFEDCRSAALSNNVPLRIVYDIALETFKAKG, encoded by the coding sequence ATGAGAATAGCTTACTTCGACTGCATCGGCGGCATCGCCGGAGATATGGCGCTAGGAGCGTTAATTGACGCCGGAGCGCCATTAGATGAATTAACAACCCAGCTTCATTTGATGGCTATATCGAATTGGGAACTATCAATCAAACCGGCTCAAGTTGGCGTTCTGGCTGCCAAACGGCTTTGCGTGACCGCCAATGACGATCAACCTTCGAGGCATTTGGGGGATATCGAAAAGATAATTCTAACTGCAAATCTTCCCAAACGAGCCACTGAACGCGCGCTTAAAATCTTTCGGCTTCTTGCTGAAGCTGAGGCTAAGGTACATGGCTCGACAGTCGATCACGTGCATTTTCATGAAGTCGGAGCAGTCGATGCGATTGTCGATATCGTCGGCGTCTGCCTTGCGTTAGAGCTATTAGGGATCGATAAAGTGTATTCTTCAGCTCTACCGATGGGATACGGAACGATCAAAAGCTCTCACGGCCTAATCCCGCTTCCCGCCCCCGCAGTGGTTGAATTGCTTAAAGGCAAACCAACCTATGGGGTCGACATTCAGGGAGAAACCGTCACCCCAACAGGGGCCGCTATTGTTGCCGCCTTAGCGGAGAGTTTTGGATCGCAGCCTGCGATGTCATTTGAAGCAGTCGGATATGGCGCGGGCATGCGCGAATCGGATATCCCTAACATCGTACGCGCTTTTGTGGGAGAAGCCAACACTCCACTTGCCGAACATGAAGTGGTTTTGCTTGAAACCAATTTAGATGATATGAGTCCTGAGTGGGCAGGCTTTCTTCTGGAACGTCTACTAGAAGTCGGTGCCTTAGATGCCCATTTCGTACCCACCACAATGAAAAAAGGCCGACCTGGATTTCTACTCTCAGTACTTTGTGGCCCTGAAAAGAAGAACTCCCTAATCGAAATCATCCTTGCAGAAAGCACCTCATTTGGTGTCCGCTACTCCACCCTACGCCGAACCTGCCTCGATAGGCGATGGGAAACCGTCGAAACCCCATACGGTCCTATCCGCATAAAGATCGGCGAATACAACAGCCAAATACTAACCACCGCCCCCGAATTCGAAGACTGCCGATCCGCCGCCCTTTCGAATAATGTGCCCCTAAGAATAGTCTATGATATCGCGTTGGAAACCTTTAAGGCGAAAGGCTAA